From Streptomyces sp. Edi4, one genomic window encodes:
- a CDS encoding NAD-dependent epimerase/dehydratase family protein, giving the protein MRVLVTGGAGFIGSHIVTALAAHGHEPFVLDRAVRPQDDVRDPEIVAAALRGMDAVCHQAAMVGLGTGFGDAPEYVSCNDLGTAVLLTAMAAAGVRELVLAGSMVVYGEGRYECAEHGVVRPGPRPVEWLDAGRFEPQCPYCEAELSPGLVAEDAPVDPRNVYATTKLAQEHLAAAWARATGGRALSLRYHNVYGPGMPRDTPYAGVASFFRSALARGEAPRVFEDGRQRRDFVHVRDVAGANVVALEALSGREPGALTAYNTGSGTPHTVGEMANALASAHGGPEPVVTGEYRLGDVRHITADSARLRGELGWKPAVGFEEGMAEFAAAQR; this is encoded by the coding sequence ATGCGTGTACTTGTCACGGGAGGCGCGGGCTTCATCGGCTCGCACATTGTCACAGCGCTCGCCGCGCACGGCCATGAGCCGTTCGTCCTGGACCGGGCGGTCCGACCACAGGACGACGTTCGCGACCCGGAGATCGTCGCGGCGGCCCTGCGCGGAATGGACGCGGTGTGCCATCAGGCCGCGATGGTCGGGCTCGGCACCGGTTTCGGTGACGCCCCTGAATACGTCAGCTGCAACGATCTCGGCACCGCCGTGCTGCTCACCGCGATGGCCGCGGCCGGGGTGCGTGAACTGGTACTCGCCGGCTCCATGGTCGTCTACGGCGAAGGGCGCTACGAGTGCGCCGAGCACGGTGTCGTGCGTCCCGGGCCGCGCCCGGTCGAATGGCTCGACGCCGGACGCTTCGAGCCCCAATGCCCGTACTGCGAAGCCGAGTTGAGCCCTGGTCTGGTCGCGGAGGACGCGCCGGTCGATCCGCGCAACGTGTACGCCACGACCAAGCTGGCGCAGGAGCACCTGGCCGCCGCGTGGGCGCGGGCGACCGGCGGCAGGGCGCTGTCCCTGCGCTACCACAATGTGTACGGCCCCGGCATGCCGCGTGACACGCCCTATGCCGGAGTCGCCTCGTTCTTCCGCTCGGCGCTGGCCCGCGGTGAGGCGCCGCGCGTCTTCGAGGACGGCCGCCAGCGCCGTGACTTCGTGCACGTACGCGACGTGGCGGGCGCCAACGTGGTGGCGCTGGAAGCGCTCTCAGGCCGGGAGCCGGGCGCGCTCACCGCATACAACACGGGCAGCGGGACCCCGCACACCGTGGGCGAGATGGCGAACGCGCTCGCCTCGGCTCATGGCGGCCCCGAGCCGGTGGTGACGGGTGAGTACCGCCTCGGCGACGTACGGCACATCACCGCGGACTCGGCGCGACTGCGCGGTGAGCTGGGCTGGAAGCCGGCTGTGGGCTTCGAGGAGGGGATGGCGGAGTTCGCCGCGGCGCAGCGGTAG
- a CDS encoding 4a-hydroxytetrahydrobiopterin dehydratase, producing MSLEPLSQKDVEDRLRELPGWSLSQDHDRISRSYRLAGHFAATAMVVHIAQIQEELNHHSDLTLGYNTVALSVNTHDAGGALTELDFRLAHRVEEIALNHGAE from the coding sequence ATGTCCCTTGAGCCGCTGTCGCAGAAGGATGTCGAGGACCGGCTGCGGGAGCTGCCCGGCTGGTCGCTGTCGCAGGACCACGACCGGATCTCCCGAAGCTACCGCCTCGCCGGACACTTCGCCGCGACCGCCATGGTCGTCCACATCGCCCAGATCCAGGAAGAGCTGAACCACCACAGCGACCTGACCCTCGGCTACAACACGGTCGCCCTGTCGGTGAACACCCACGACGCCGGGGGCGCCCTCACCGAGCTGGACTTCCGGCTCGCCCACCGCGTCGAGGAAATCGCTCTCAACCACGGAGCGGAGTAA
- a CDS encoding S53 family peptidase has product MRIARPRTRTAAATVGATALAAAAMIATPLSGSATAAPAAPQVKPVPAIAGHQLAHSTSGPLSSEECQAKWKIACYGPLQYRQAYNLNPLYKAGITGKGRTIVIVDSFGSPTIQHDLDVYSKQYGIPSSKVDVVKWGNVPKWDPKNKDMTGWAGESTLDVEMAHAVAPDAKIVLVETAVAETEGVTGLPEMMDAEKHLIDHGIGDVITQSFGATENTFPGFDKGDFSSIQKLRYAFKDAQAHGVTVLASSGDGGATDNTADGSGYYKERVNSWPSSDPLVTSIGGTQLHLDDKGNRTSPESVYNDNGAGGGGQSHVFQRPSFQNGVRGAVGNRRGTPDISMSAAVNGGAWVYSSYDPTSVGWDVSGGTSEASPLFSGIVALADQAAGHRLGNINDALYSLYKHEGYKPGSGLVDVKDGTNNSYAGVTGYTAVKGYDMATGVGTIDAAHFVTALARESRHNH; this is encoded by the coding sequence ATGCGCATAGCCCGCCCCCGGACTCGTACCGCAGCAGCGACAGTTGGGGCCACCGCCCTCGCCGCGGCCGCGATGATAGCGACCCCGCTGTCCGGGTCCGCCACCGCCGCACCTGCCGCCCCGCAGGTGAAGCCCGTCCCGGCGATCGCCGGGCACCAGCTCGCCCACTCGACCAGCGGCCCGCTCAGCAGCGAAGAGTGCCAGGCGAAGTGGAAGATCGCGTGCTACGGCCCGTTGCAGTACCGCCAGGCGTACAACCTGAACCCGCTCTACAAGGCCGGCATCACGGGCAAGGGCCGCACGATCGTGATCGTGGACTCGTTCGGCTCGCCGACCATCCAGCACGACCTGGACGTGTACAGCAAGCAGTACGGCATTCCCAGCAGCAAGGTCGACGTCGTCAAGTGGGGCAACGTTCCCAAGTGGGACCCGAAGAACAAGGACATGACCGGCTGGGCCGGTGAGTCCACGCTCGACGTCGAGATGGCGCACGCGGTCGCCCCCGACGCGAAGATCGTCCTGGTGGAGACCGCGGTCGCGGAGACCGAGGGTGTCACCGGCCTGCCCGAGATGATGGACGCCGAGAAGCACCTCATCGACCACGGCATCGGTGACGTCATCACGCAGAGCTTCGGCGCCACGGAGAACACGTTCCCGGGCTTCGACAAGGGCGACTTCTCCAGCATCCAGAAGCTGCGGTACGCGTTCAAGGACGCGCAGGCGCACGGCGTGACCGTACTGGCCTCCTCCGGTGACGGCGGCGCGACCGACAACACCGCGGACGGCTCCGGGTACTACAAGGAGCGCGTCAACTCCTGGCCCTCCTCGGACCCGCTGGTCACCTCGATCGGTGGCACCCAGCTGCACCTCGACGACAAGGGCAACCGCACCAGCCCTGAGAGCGTTTACAACGACAACGGCGCGGGCGGCGGCGGGCAGTCGCACGTCTTCCAGCGCCCGTCCTTCCAGAACGGTGTGCGCGGCGCCGTCGGCAACCGCCGCGGTACCCCCGACATCTCGATGTCGGCCGCGGTCAACGGCGGTGCCTGGGTGTACTCCAGCTACGACCCGACCTCCGTCGGCTGGGACGTCTCCGGTGGTACGAGCGAGGCGAGCCCCCTGTTCTCGGGCATCGTCGCCCTCGCCGACCAGGCCGCCGGGCACCGCCTCGGCAACATCAACGACGCCCTGTACTCCCTCTACAAGCACGAGGGGTACAAGCCGGGCTCCGGCCTCGTGGACGTCAAGGACGGCACGAACAACAGCTACGCCGGTGTCACCGGGTACACCGCGGTCAAGGGTTACGACATGGCGACCGGCGTCGGCACCATCGACGCCGCCCACTTCGTGACCGCGCTGGCCCGCGAGAGCCGCCACAACCACTGA
- a CDS encoding aldo/keto reductase — protein MSKVPSITLNNGVEMPQLGFGVWQVPDDEAAKAVATAIESGYRSIDTAAIYENERGTGKAVAASGVAREDLFVTTKLWNSEQGYDSTLRAFDASLDKLGLDYVDLYLIHWPVPAKDAYVDTYKAFEKILADGRAKAIGVSNFQPAHLERLLGETSVVPAVNQIELHPQLAQAESRALHAKHSIATEAWSPLGQGRGLLEVPTVVAIARKHGRTAAQVVLRWHLQIGNVVIPKSVTPSRIKENIDVFGFELDADDLAALAALDEGKRLGPNPSEFNLGA, from the coding sequence GTGAGCAAGGTCCCCTCCATCACCCTCAACAACGGCGTCGAAATGCCGCAGCTCGGTTTCGGCGTCTGGCAGGTGCCGGACGACGAGGCCGCCAAGGCGGTCGCGACGGCGATCGAGTCCGGGTACCGGAGCATCGACACCGCCGCGATCTACGAGAACGAACGGGGTACCGGCAAGGCCGTCGCCGCGTCGGGGGTCGCCCGCGAAGACCTCTTCGTCACGACGAAGCTGTGGAACAGCGAGCAGGGTTACGACTCGACCCTGCGCGCCTTCGACGCCTCGCTCGACAAGCTGGGCCTGGACTACGTCGACCTGTACCTCATCCACTGGCCGGTGCCGGCCAAGGACGCGTACGTCGACACGTACAAGGCGTTCGAGAAGATCCTGGCGGACGGCCGCGCCAAGGCGATCGGTGTCTCCAACTTCCAGCCCGCGCACCTGGAGCGGCTGCTCGGCGAGACCTCCGTGGTCCCGGCCGTCAACCAGATCGAGCTGCACCCGCAGCTCGCCCAGGCCGAGTCGCGTGCCCTGCACGCCAAGCACTCCATCGCGACCGAGGCGTGGTCGCCGCTCGGCCAGGGCCGCGGGCTGCTCGAAGTGCCGACCGTGGTCGCGATCGCGCGGAAGCACGGCCGTACCGCGGCGCAGGTGGTGCTCCGCTGGCACCTTCAGATCGGCAATGTCGTCATCCCGAAGTCCGTGACGCCCTCGCGGATCAAGGAGAACATCGACGTCTTCGGCTTCGAGCTGGACGCCGACGACCTCGCCGCGCTGGCCGCCCTCGACGAGGGCAAGCGGCTGGGTCCGAACCCGTCCGAGTTCAACCTGGGCGCCTGA